ccgggcgtagccacactcgattcagctaaagtgagagagacagacacccgccagccacctttaagcacgagtgctcgtaacggtgaaaccagtctcgcgtaagcgtacgcgtaatgtcggtccgggccgcttcatcttacaataccgccgaacaaaagtatgacatgctggtaagcagtatgacttgtatcgcccacaactcacttgtgttctactcgtgcatataacatcaacgcataaaacctaggctctgatgccactgttggggaacgtagtaatttcaaaaaatttcctacgcacacgcaagatcatggtgatgcatagcaacgagaggggagagtgttcgtccatgtaccctcgtagaccgtaagcggaagtgttagcacaacgcggttgatgtagtcgtacgtcttcacgatccgaccgatccaagcaccgaacgtacggagcctccgagttcagcacacgttcagctcgatgacgatctccggcctccgatccagctgagCTCCAAAgatgatttccgtcagcacgacgacgtggtgacgatgatgatgttctaccggcgcagagcttcgcctaaactccgcgacgatatgaccgaggtggaatatggtggaagggggcaccgcacacggctaaggaacgatccgtagatcaacttgtgtgtctatggggtgccccccgcccccgtatataaaggagggaggggggaggccggccggcccctttgggcgcgccaagggaggaggaatcctcctcctagtaggagtaggactcctcctttcctactcctactaggagggggaaggaagggggagagggggaagNNNNNNNNNNNNNNNNNNNNNNNNNNNNNNNNNNNNNNNNNNNNNNNNNNNNNNNNNNNNNNNNNNNNNNNNNNNNNNNNNNNNNNNNNNNNNNNNNNNNNNNNNNNNNNNNNNNNNNNNNNNNNNNNNNNNNNNNNNNNNNNNNNNNNNNNNNNNNNNNNNNNNNNNNNNNNNNNNNNNNNNNNNNNNNNNNNNNNNNNNNNNNNNNNNNNNNNNNNNNNAGTCCAATTAGGACCagaagggggaggggcgcgcggcccatgctggccgcccctctctcctttcccctaaggcccataggcccaatactctcccggggggttccggtaacccccccggcactccggttttctccgaaatcacccggaacctttccggtgtccgaatatagtcatccaatatatcaatctttatgtttcgaccatttcgagactcctcgtcatgtccgtgatcacatccgggactccgaacaaactttggtacatcaaaacttataaactcataataaaattgtcatcaaaacgttaagcgtgcggaccctacgggttcgagaactatgtagacatgacctagaaccattctcggtcaataaccaatagcgggacctggatgcccatattggttcctacatattctacgaagatctttatcggtcaaaccgcataacaacatacattgttccctttgtcatcggtatgttacttgtccgagatttgatcgtcggtatccaatacctagttcaatctcgttaccggcaagtctctttactcattccgtaatacatcatctcataactaactcattagttacatgcttgcaaggcttaggtgatgagtattaccgagagggcccagagatacctctccgacaatcggagtgacaaatcctaatctcgaattatgccaacccaacatgtaccttcggaaacacctgtagagcacctttataatcacccagttacgttgtgacgtttggtagcacacaaagtgttcttccggtaaacgggagttgcacaatctcatagttgcaggaactttgtataagtcatgaagaaagcaatagcagtatactaaacgatcaagtgttaggctaacggaatgggtcatgtcaatcacatcattctcctaatgatgtgatcccactaatcaaatgacaacacatgtctatggttaggaaacataaccatctttgattaatgagctagtcaagtagaggcatactagtgactatagttttgtctatgtattcacacatgtattatgtttccggttaatacaattctagcatgaataataaacatttatcatgatatgaggaaataaataataattttattattgcctctagggcatatttccttcaagtaattgccgTGGTCCCTAGACCGTGCGGAGCGATAAAAATTATGATCGTAGTAGTGTTTAAGTCATGTCGTTTCAGGTTTAATGTGCAACATTTAGTACGAGTTCAAAATATGCAGTGAATTAATGTGCTTATGTTCATGTTCCAAATATTAGGGCACCAATTTTTGGTATTTTAGAAAAGCAGGaagttttctggtgaccaaaaaccTTTCATTCACCGAATTATTTTTGCCTACTTAACTACTTGCAATAATTTACTTTTGCATATTTTACAGCTGTTTTTTCCTCACCAAATTAATAAAATATATTCCATTGATTAGCAATCATAAGCTTAGCCTTTTTATAGCTATTTTCCATATCAAATTGTCAGATAATTTGACAGTTCAACAGTCACAAACTTAGCCTCAAACTAACTAATTTCTAACCCTTTTCATTCTCAACTGAGTAGAGGGTTGGCATGATGAGAGTTCTTTCCATTTTATGTTGTCTGAAGCCAAGCCTCAAAGATATAATGATGGAACATTAAAGCAACTTGTTTTCACATCAACCTAAACTTAGAAAGAGAAAATAATCTATGGATCATGCAGCCTCAACCATAGTAGTATAAAGTTTGCTCTGTCTTGGTTGTGTCATTCTCTTTGCTAGTTCTTAGATTTTGGCTAGTTTAGGTTTGCTCTGGTTTCTGCTTTGTCCCATTTTTTTCATTTGCCTTTTTCTCGGTGTTCTTCTAATACTACAAAACAACATTTGAGAGAAGAAATTGTTTTCACATAAAAATATGTGCTTAAGAAAAACTTGTTTTTCACATCGATCTGAAGATTCTGAACCATTCACTGAGAGGAAAGTTGAGAGTCATCGATGTGGGATGGAGGAGGGGGTATAAAACTATAAATGCAGTTATTCATTTCACTGTCGAAAGCTTACAAGCCGAAAGGGAACAACATTCACGCAGCAGCCTTGAGCTTACAAGAAAACGGAAAGATACTTCTACATAACATTAACATGCGAACCATAGTGTCGAACCATTCACTGACTTCATTTCGTGCCATTTCTACTTATTTCCCTATTCTCCGAGAGCGAACGCGGCTGCATCATGGGTGTCAGACAGACCGGTGTCAGTCTTGACGGTGACCTTATCAGCAGAAGACTTATCCACATGGACCTCGACCAAAGACAGCTCCTCGACCTTGACCCCGGTGACCTTCTTGATCTTGCCCTTCTCCACAAAAGCGGTCACCTCGGTGTCGTAGGAGACAGTCTGCTGGATCTTCTTGAAGGTgtgcttgttcttcttcttctgaagcaTCCACACGAACCCGCTCTCGCGGTTGTACCCGATCTCTTCAATGTCGTCCATTGGAAAGAGGCCTTTCGGGAGGCCGAACTCTTCAAGGAGCTCGACAGACTTCTTCTTGCAGACTTCGCGCCCCTTGATGACATCGGCCCCGGCGCGGTGGCTCTCGACCAGCTGGGACGCCATTGGAGCACTTGTCTGAGACTGGCTTGCGTAGGAAGTGGGGTTTTAGGTTAGGTTTGTGAATTGGCAGACGAGCTTGTTGTAATTGATAGATTATCAGGACCCTATGGTGCTTCCCCTTATATAGATGCTGCAGGATGTAGCGGCTTTGAAGAGCCTCTACGATGGGTTCATGCGCGCGCCAACCCAGTGAGACCGGCAGCTATCCTCTCTGGACTTCTTCTTTTGtatacttctctttttgaaaagaaATAAAGAACGTCTCCCCTTTGGAGCTAGCATTATTACACAGACAAATGATTTTGGATTGTCCAGACACATCTGACCATTGAAATGACTTTGTGCTGAACTGCACAACAGAACACTGGAGTTGAGCTGGTCAAGGATGACTGAATTGACCATTGCTGACACATGAAGAAGCTTCAGGTCTTTTGATCTCGAGCGACTAAATTTTACCATAGTGTAGAAGTTCCTGTGAACTTGTCTAAGAAGTTGGGCTCCGTAGTAAAAAGATAAAGATTATTACAAGAAACCTGAGTTGGTGATCTCGAGTGATGCAAAATTCAGTTCCCGTTGCAAACTTGCAATTGCACTCGAACAAGCTTCCTGAGCAAAGCAATCCGCCGATTGCTGAACTTGTTTTCACATAACAATGTGTGCCTGACGTAAACTTTTACACATCTGACAGAACCTGAAACGGGGCGAGGATAAAAATCAACAACACAAGCTAGATTAGATTTCTAACTGCACCATGAGTGCTAAACTCTGCCTCTGCCTTTTAAACTGGCAGGAAATCTCTTCTAAAAAAAACTGGCAGGATATCTCATGGAATATAAGTTGATGTCAAGTGGTACAAAAGTTCAATCCCAATGCATTTAGACTGAAACATGGAATGTGAGCAAAGGAACATTCAGGGAACACACTATAATAATCATAACAATAACAAGTCCAACACCAAATATGTTCCATCAACAAATCCATAGAGGAAGTTCAACAAGAACAACACTGAAGATGTTACATCAGGCATCCAAGCAAGTTCACTAGGACCAAATTCTAACTCCATCTACCATTACACGATCAGACAAGCAAGCAGAACATCCGGTGAACAAGGCAACACTTCAACCTGCAGTCAGACAGGAGATCTCACGCCTGAGCAGTCTCCCTCTCACGGTTCCACTGATCGATCTTCGCCCTCCTCTCTTCGCTGCCCTGCCTGGCAGGCGCCTCCCTTTCACGGTTCCACTGCTCAATCTTCGCCCTCCTCTCCTCGCTGCCCTCCCTGACGGGGCTCCTAGTCCTGGACCTGTGTCGCCGGCACCTGCTCCCATCACTGTCATAGTTGCGGTTCCTCTCGCTGCTCCTCCGGCTATGGTGGTAGTAGTCACCATAGTCGCCACGGTCCAAGCTACCTCCATAGTAGTCGCCGCGGTCCCTAGACCGTGAGGAGCGATCACGGTCCCTGGCATGGTGACGGTAGGGGCTCGGGCTCCGGCTGCTCCTGCTGTGGCTCCTCCCGGACCTATGCAGGTGCCCATACAGCCTCTTCCTCAGGTCCCTGCCTATCTCCTTGACATGCATGAAGTTGCAGTACCCTCCGCGGTTGCAGTTGTGCTCCTCAAACTGCCGGCAGGTGGCCTCCCTGAAGTCGGTGACGGGCGAGAACTCAGCAATGATGGGGCGGCCCGAGTAGAACCTCCCCTGCAGCGCCTGGAGGGCCTTGGCGGCCTGGTCCTCCTCCCTGAACTGCACGTAGACGTTGCCAATGAGGTGGTCGGCGAGGTTGTCGCAGACGTGCAGGTTCTCGACCTCGCCGTGCTTGCTGAGCTCGTCGAAGATGTCCTCGTAGAAGTCCTCGAAGTCGCCCTGGATCTTGACGGGGTCGATGGGGTTGCCCTGCGCGTCCACGCCCGGGGTGATCATGTCGGGGCGCTGGTACATGTTGCAGAGCAGCAGCGT
Above is a window of Triticum dicoccoides isolate Atlit2015 ecotype Zavitan chromosome 5B, WEW_v2.0, whole genome shotgun sequence DNA encoding:
- the LOC119310855 gene encoding uncharacterized protein LOC119310855, whose amino-acid sequence is MASQLVESHRAGADVIKGREVCKKKSVELLEEFGLPKGLFPMDDIEEIGYNRESGFVWMLQKKKNKHTFKKIQQTVSYDTEVTAFVEKGKIKKVTGVKVEELSLVEVHVDKSSADKVTVKTDTGLSDTHDAAAFALGE
- the LOC119310854 gene encoding splicing factor U2af small subunit A-like — translated: MAEHLASIFGTEKDRVNCPFYFKIGACRHGDRCSRLHNKPSVSPTLLLCNMYQRPDMITPGVDAQGNPIDPVKIQGDFEDFYEDIFDELSKHGEVENLHVCDNLADHLIGNVYVQFREEDQAAKALQALQGRFYSGRPIIAEFSPVTDFREATCRQFEEHNCNRGGYCNFMHVKEIGRDLRKRLYGHLHRSGRSHSRSSRSPSPYRHHARDRDRSSRSRDRGDYYGGSLDRGDYGDYYHHSRRSSERNRNYDSDGSRCRRHRSRTRSPVREGSEERRAKIEQWNREREAPARQGSEERRAKIDQWNRERETAQA